Genomic window (Desulfurobacteriaceae bacterium):
ATTTACTTTATGTTCTTATTCCTTCTGAATGGGGATTCATACCTCGAGCGAACTATACTTCGGAGGAAATGATAGAGTCTTTAAAAGCCTCTATAAGTGAAGGCTTCGTTGATGGGCTAAAGAGAAGATTTAAGAAGCTTCAAGAACTTGCTGGGGAATTTGAGAGGGAAGGTATAAAAACTACAGTTTCAATAATTCCAGGTGAATTAAA
Coding sequences:
- a CDS encoding universal stress protein, which encodes MLFEKVLYPVDLEKASLNAKPYILKLKEAGCSEVHLLYVLIPSEWGFIPRANYTSEEMIESLKASISEGFVDGLKRRFKKLQELAGEFEREGIKTTVSIIPGELNEVISSYAEENDIKLVVLGISAESLSFFKVGEILD